One window of the Granulicella arctica genome contains the following:
- a CDS encoding DUF4230 domain-containing protein, with product MTTQYNSGRTSSGSFLAFIVALVLGAIIVIVFIHNATAGLPARLASLITGRTSTFDTSVPAVVEKIQRLNRLETVVYSLDTVVEGSKSSTVLPDLIAGDRILLVVHGQSIGGIDLSKLKPEDVRIDDRDGNRSIHVTLPASQLFVTTIDNQHTRVYARSTGILVPVDQNLESDTRARAQQQLEKAALADGILDVARKNARSTVTTLLFGLGFQSVDVT from the coding sequence ATGACGACCCAGTACAACTCCGGCCGTACGTCCTCCGGCAGTTTCCTCGCCTTCATCGTCGCACTTGTCCTCGGCGCCATCATCGTCATCGTCTTCATACATAACGCCACCGCTGGCCTGCCAGCACGCCTCGCCTCACTCATCACCGGACGAACCTCCACCTTCGATACCTCCGTCCCCGCAGTCGTCGAGAAGATCCAGCGTCTCAATCGTCTCGAGACCGTCGTCTACTCCCTCGATACCGTCGTCGAGGGCTCAAAGTCCAGCACCGTCCTACCTGACCTCATCGCCGGAGACCGTATTCTGCTCGTCGTCCACGGTCAGTCGATCGGCGGGATCGATCTGTCAAAGCTCAAGCCCGAAGACGTTCGCATCGACGACAGGGACGGTAATCGTTCCATCCACGTCACCCTTCCCGCCTCGCAGCTTTTCGTCACCACCATCGACAACCAGCACACCCGCGTCTACGCCCGCTCCACCGGGATCCTTGTTCCCGTCGATCAGAATCTGGAGTCCGACACCCGCGCCCGCGCCCAGCAGCAGCTTGAAAAGGCAGCCCTCGCCGACGGCATCCTTGACGTGGCCCGCAAAAATGCCCGATCCACTGTGACAACCCTTCTTTTTGGCCTCGGCTTCCAGAGCGTCGACGTTACCTAG
- a CDS encoding CTP synthase: MSAKYIFVTGGVVSSLGKGLAAASIGCLLEARGIRVNIMKFDPYLNVDPGTMSPFQHGEVFVTDDGAETDLDLGHYERFTHAKLTRDNNLTTGRIYEQIITKERRGDYLGKTVQVIPHVTNEIKNAMRKVAADCEVAIVEIGGTVGDIESLPFLEAIRQMRQELGRDNTCFMHMTLVPWIAAAQELKTKPTQHSVKEMLSIGIQPDILLCRADRAVPREMRSKIAAFCNVEEKAVIIARDVPSIYEVPLNLAEQGVDALALKYLRIETKDADLSKWQDIVHRAYNPKDEVSIGIVGKYVEYEDSYKSLKEALVHGALAHNLKLKVTWIEAEGLETRDAEGKPTQDYTSQLQGFDGILVPGGFGKRGIEGMLNAIRHARETKVPYFGICLGMQTACIEYARNVCGLKDANSGEFDPATPHRIIYKLRELTGVEEMGGTMRLGAWACTMEPDSLAANAYGTTDISERHRHRYEFNREYEAILTGAGLRLTGTTPDATYVEIVEIPGHPFFLGCQFHPEFKSKPLEPHPLFRAFVAASYQHRLSTSSDEHASETTNATRQ; this comes from the coding sequence ATGTCTGCAAAGTACATCTTTGTAACGGGCGGAGTTGTGTCTTCACTCGGTAAAGGTCTCGCCGCAGCCTCCATTGGCTGCCTGCTTGAGGCACGCGGTATTCGCGTCAACATCATGAAGTTCGACCCCTACCTGAACGTCGACCCCGGCACCATGTCGCCCTTTCAGCACGGTGAGGTCTTCGTCACCGACGACGGCGCCGAGACCGACCTCGACCTTGGCCACTACGAGCGCTTCACCCACGCGAAGCTCACCCGCGACAATAACCTCACCACCGGCCGCATCTACGAGCAGATCATCACCAAGGAGCGCCGCGGCGACTACCTCGGCAAGACTGTCCAGGTCATTCCCCACGTCACCAACGAGATCAAGAACGCCATGCGGAAGGTCGCCGCAGACTGCGAAGTCGCCATCGTCGAGATCGGCGGTACCGTCGGCGACATCGAATCCCTTCCCTTCCTCGAGGCCATCCGCCAGATGCGTCAGGAGCTAGGCCGCGACAACACCTGCTTCATGCACATGACCCTCGTGCCATGGATCGCCGCCGCTCAGGAGCTTAAAACCAAGCCCACCCAGCACTCCGTCAAGGAGATGCTCTCGATCGGCATCCAGCCCGACATCCTCCTCTGCCGCGCCGACCGCGCCGTGCCCCGCGAGATGCGCTCAAAGATCGCCGCCTTCTGCAACGTCGAAGAGAAGGCCGTCATCATCGCCCGCGACGTCCCCTCCATCTACGAGGTCCCCCTCAACCTCGCCGAGCAGGGTGTCGACGCCCTCGCTCTCAAATACCTCCGCATCGAGACCAAAGACGCCGACCTCTCCAAGTGGCAGGACATCGTCCACCGCGCCTACAACCCGAAGGACGAAGTCTCGATCGGCATCGTCGGCAAATATGTTGAGTACGAGGACAGTTACAAATCCCTCAAGGAAGCCCTCGTCCACGGCGCCCTGGCTCACAACCTCAAGCTGAAGGTCACCTGGATCGAAGCCGAAGGCCTCGAAACCCGGGACGCCGAAGGTAAGCCCACCCAGGACTACACCTCCCAACTCCAGGGCTTCGACGGCATTCTCGTCCCCGGCGGCTTCGGCAAGCGCGGCATCGAAGGCATGCTCAACGCCATCCGCCACGCCCGAGAGACGAAGGTCCCCTACTTCGGCATCTGCCTCGGCATGCAGACCGCCTGCATCGAGTACGCCCGTAACGTCTGCGGCCTCAAGGACGCCAACTCCGGCGAGTTTGATCCCGCCACCCCGCATCGCATCATCTATAAACTTCGCGAACTCACCGGTGTCGAAGAGATGGGTGGCACCATGCGCCTCGGAGCCTGGGCCTGCACCATGGAGCCTGACTCCCTCGCCGCCAACGCCTACGGCACCACCGACATCAGCGAACGCCACCGTCACCGCTACGAGTTCAATCGCGAATACGAGGCCATCCTCACTGGCGCAGGCCTTCGCCTCACCGGCACCACCCCGGACGCGACCTACGTCGAGATCGTCGAGATTCCCGGTCATCCCTTCTTTCTCGGCTGCCAGTTTCACCCCGAGTTCAAGTCCAAGCCACTCGAGCCGCACCCCCTTTTCCGCGCCTTCGTAGCCGCCAGCTACCAGCACCGCCTCAGCACCTCATCGGACGAACACGCCAGCGAAACTACAAACGCAACGCGTCAATAA